taagcagttttcagagtacattgaccaattataacaaaggaACGCGGTCAGTCATAGACAAAGCCATTACCATTGCAACAAATTGTCTTCAATTGGATGGTAAagttattctcacaggtgtgtatgatattttaaccattgatttggaaacattgactgattattttatttaagatcACATTCATtttcattcttaataccattgctgcaagatgttccaaatttaatgcaaaaGTATCAACCCTAATGAATATGCTTCCTAAGCAgcttcctgagcacattgaccaattataacaaaggaATGCAGCCAGTCATAAACAATGTCAACGCCATTGCaccaatatgtccccaatttgatggtaaaattattctcacaggtgtgtatgatattttaaccattgattagggggcattgactgattattttatttaagatcacattcatgatcattcttaatacctttgctgcaagatgttccaaactTAATGCCAAagtatcaaccccaatgaatatgcttcttaagcagttatCTGAACAatttgaccaattataacaaaggaacgcagtcagtcatagacaatgtcaacaccattgcaccaatatgtccccgatttgatggtaaaattattctcacaagtgtgtatgaAATTTTAATATGGCGGGTTCTCCAGTAGGCATATAGACCACGGAACATGTATACAATGTTTAATAtctcaataattttattgttgaagTTTCTTACATGACAATGGAAATATAAATTCAAAACATTTCATGAGCAAGGCAGTTTGTGCCAATCCaaacaatttacaaaaaaaataagACAtcagtaaaggtgtttaaacgtgaaataattagcaagcaactgTTAAATGTAGTCTGTTCTACCACaatgattgcaaaaaatatgaattgatagaaatatgatatacaaaatcaaaaaccaaaatattatgaataataacaatgaaaagTTGACGTTGCTGAGGAAGATATCCTTGAAAATTTTCCGAGCATACTGCTAGTGTATTACTGAAGCGCTTGAGGGTGAACAATGTTCTTTGTCTGAACGAATGGCGAGAGAATGTATAGACCATTTTTACTGCCTACTCGTCCATGAGAAAAGCATGGTGTAAGGAGGTGAATGCCgacagtttttagtgtttgGCCTTGGGATTTATATATAGTCAAAGCAAATGACAGTCTAACAGGAAACTGAATACATTTAAATTGAAACGACACATTTGTCGGAATTAGTGGTATTCTAgggataaaaactttttcaccCATTGCAGCTCCGGTAAGCGCAGTAGCACAAATAAGATTTGGGGATAGATTTTCGATGATCAATCTTGTTCCATTAcaacatctacatgtaggtgaatCCAAATTTTGAAGAAGCATAACGGGGGCATCAACGCATAGTTGAAGATTATGAGGAGGCATACTGGCAGGCTGTAAAGAGTTCAAGAATTCTGTAGGATAATTGACAGAGTCATTCTCTTCAACAACACAGTCTATGCTGAGGAATGAAGTCGTAGTCCCAGGAATTTTTTCAAGAAGTAGTTGATTGATGTGGTCAACAGTGTCATTTTTAGGTGCCAGAATTACTTTTTCTTTCAGCCATTGGTGCTGAAGATAGTTTTCGTGAATATTTGGGTACACTTTTGGTAGTAAATTGTCTTCTGTGTCTACAATAAATCCGCATTTATCAGGTAGAGACATTAGCCCATTGTTAACTGGTAGCTTTCCCTCATCGATATTTAAAGGTTGTGCAGAAAACTCCCCCAAAGCGTCATCCCCTCCCATATGCACTCTCATATTTGTCGTTAGCTTACAAACTTCTACACagtgccatatacatgtataagaatCATTTAGGCAAGCTTTGAGTTCATCAGCTGAAGTTCCTTTAGGTATGACCGATAGGATTTGACAAAACTCGCCAGCAAGAAGTACACATACACCACCCATAATTTTGTCGCTGTTATAAAGGTCTTTAAGCGTTCGATCCAGAGCTTCCAATGTTGCTTTATGTGCCATTGTGCATTCATCTCAAACAACTAATTTTGTGGTCTGTAACAATTGAGCCAATCTAGTACCTTTACGGATGTTGCAAACAGGAGTCTCCAGGCGTCCTATATCTAATGGTAGTTTAAACATGAAATGAGACGTCCTTCCACCTTCCAGCAACGTAGCGGCTATACCTGAAGATGCGACTGCCAGTGCGACTCGCCGGTTAGATCTGATTTTAGCAAGAAAAATATTGAGCGAGAAAGTTTTACCAGTTCCACCGGGAGCATCCAAGAAAAAGATCGCTTCACGCTCATCATCCACTGCTTTTAAAATCTTTCCATACCCTAAATTCTGATCAAATGTAAGGTTTGGTTCGGTGCTGCTAACAAATCTATTTAACTTTGCCATGTCATAGTTGGTTTATCGTAGCAATTGTGTCTGTGGAAGCAGGTCTAAATCTCTGCATGGCATTGTGAATCCGAGTTGCTCTAGTCTCTTACCAGAAATGTTAATGACTTTGACATCTAACAAAATCAAAGCTTTGTTGAAAAATTTGACTGTGAAATCTAAAGAGATCTGCGGTTGAAGAAAAAATGCTGCATTAAACTTTTCTCTCCAAGATGTGCATTTTCTTGCAGCAATCCTCTCTCGATCACACGCGTGTCTTTGATCCCGTTATTCGTCAGTCTCTAAAGATCTTACAGTTTCAATCCGCCCTCGATTACACGCTTGTCTTTGTGCACGTTGTTCGCCAGTctccaaagatcttacagttgcaattCTCTCCCGATCACATGCTTGTCTTTGTGCAGGTTGTTTGTCAGTCTCCAACGATCTTACAATTGCAATCCTCTCCGGATCACACGCTTGTCTTTTTGCATGTTTTTCATTGGTctccaaagatcttacagttgcaattCGGTCACGATGATACGCTTGTCTTTGTGCGCGTTGTTCTTTAGTCTGTGATGCTCTCTTCTCTCTAGCCTTTGCTAAGCGTTCATTTCTTTGCTGCTCAGTTTCCAAGGCTTTAGCAACCGCTTTCCTCAGTCTGTCTTTTTTAAGTCTTTCTTCTTTTCCTGTGATGACTCACTGCAGGTTCGtttctttggaggcattagacaatgtgtaacttttgAGAAAATGTGTAATAAACAGATTATTAAAAAACGTAAAGAATGTAAtaggagaatgtaaatctagatatatatttctcaaaatatatatctagaCTTACAAATGCgtgtgtaaatataaaatagtgaagaataactgatacttataatgttacacgataaatcttacagtaaatcttacagataatctaacagataatcttacagtaatcttacgaatgtttgttgtaaaagtaattacgaattactaatatAAATAACAAAGGTCAGAAACTGAATAAGAAATAATAACGGTGTATGAAAATGAATAAGGTTAAAACTTCAAACACAATACTCAAACTATGTTTAAAAAAGGCAaggtgaaataataacaataatgaaacaaactttaaaaactaatattataaacttcaaaagttataagaagtttatgAATGTCAtaggagaatgtaaatctagatatatatttctcaaaatatgtaaatgataaatcttacagataatctaacagataatcttacaaatgtttggtgtaaaatgtaaaaataattgcgaattactactattaataataaagattagaAACTCAATAAGAAATAATAACGGTGtatgaaaatgaataatgttaaaACTTCAAACGCAATACTCAAACTATGTTTAAAAAAGGCAaggtgaaataataacaataatgaaacaaactttaaaaaataatattataaacttcaaaagttataagaagtttaagAATGTAAtaggagaatgtaaatctagatatatatttctcaaaatatgtaaatgtgtgtaaatataagatagcgaggaataactgatacttgtaaggttacacgataaatcttacagataatctaatagataatcttacaaacgtttgttgtaaaatgtaaaattaattacgaattactaaatggttaggtttagaaggaaagatgtgtaagctagtacacaaagcgagcactgataGGAACTCTTGTGATTTTCGTGTGCGTTCGAGAACTTCGTCTTATCCGTCTGTTAAGAAAAGAAAATTGTGCTTGGTAATatattatatcgctattaaaataaaggtttaataacaaactgGAAAATATTCATCCAAACgaagatgttttaatttgaactaaaagaaataacgcaaaatattttctaaacaaACAATGATTTAgttcgtatttaatgattgtggaacgcAAGGTACCAAATGAGAAGTcaaaaaacataatgtagctgTGAAAAAGTCTCCTGAGCAGCGAAAATAAATTAGtaactaaatgtagatgtaaaataaatagcaggTATGTAAGGTATGAAATGTCGACGAAACGTATATACCCagtttggtaacatatataatctgtacaaaaatcatcaaatttatAGTTCGAGATAATTTACCTAAAAGACTTTCgaaaaaaaaaacgaagaagcatcgcgttgcatatacttaggtcccagaATATTTCGGAACAGTAGCATCCTAATTCGTGGACGCAAAGCTAAATTTCGTCGTGAGTTAAAATGCAGTTTTAATGGCAATgtttaaatagctttttttaacAAGGCTAATTTATAATTTGCATGTGCATAGCGTATATGTTATATGagaacatatataaaaatgcaCAGGTTTTGCTAAGGTGTTACAGCTCAGTGGTAAAGCATCCGGAAACAGTATACTGGATAGCCTCATGGATTGTCGATGAAAAAACtgttgtgagttcgaatccatCAGATGACAaaaaatcaagattttaagatctatcgCCAGATTTCCAACGACGACGACACACGGACACAccgactttgagaaatatatgtatatcaacCGTTCcagctaacggcaaacggtaagaacaccggctaacaaggtgaataaataggaccgctagcgcgttggtatgacaacaatataagtgacgataagtgatagtggtatgacggtatatcagatataacaatagcataacgaaaTAGCATAACGAGTTAAACAACGTTATAATAAAcagacaacacatacaaaaaatacgTCAACATCGATAAGTGATAGCacaacgattaaaacaacaatataataaaaaggacaagacatacaataaataagaaatgcagtgtcatggcctggtgtccaccaaagtattatctccattttaataaaaaaaattcagtacaaaccaatacagactacttatacaagccttaaacatacttatataaaccttcaatatacttatataggccttaaacaaattataatacaaaatatagcactaaAGCAACTTatgaacaaattcaccttacgaacaatcgttcggaacgtaactcgttcgtaggttgggaaccgtctgtataatATATCCTGcgtacagctaaaagacaagTAAGTAGATATTTGCCAGATTATCTGCTGGATCTGTAAGACAGATTAAAACCTATGACTCCAAACACATCTCACTTGCTATGCTGTCTTGACTTTTAACTCATCTTGacgttttaaaaaataaaatgaaataggcagtaaatattaaagtcattaaatatttaattaaattttgaatATAATGTTTCAATGTGAAATCGTcaagaatattttactatgTCAGTATATTTTACGATAATAGTAATCTTTGTGAGCAACATCAAttcatatgaaatattttgaaaagatgGTTTATCTTGATTGTTAGCtgttgttcactttatttttttgATCTAAGACGCATGacataactctttggcaactgtgcagtaatttgatgcattgtGAAAACTGTtgagataggcaaatatgtacgcactTCTTTAAAATGATGGGCATAATAGAAACAACGAGACCTAAAATAAatgtgagcatgactatcactaatgcaaaacaattataatatttgcTGTTGGAGGCTAACCAGGTGATTTTGCAAATAAGGTTGAAAATCTTGCGCCTAGAATAGAATAGAAAATCTTGCGCAtagatatctaaaattattttgttacaatgcaatctataacaatacttgtgtagttttttaaacaaaattaaatatagaaaaaaacagGAACTTTGGCCCGTaaactattttaattaaaaaagtgaaagtaataactttgtcagcaataataaaaaaactgttaacaagaaattgctGGCAATTTGAAAGCggatttttgcaaattttcaacAAGTGATCTACTGTTTGTTAATTACTAGTGCTCAACagaagtttttgttttattttgtgactaagttatcagaaatatttttgaaaattagtATCATTCCTTAAGaccttttattattgtgaattttataagcaattatcagcctctcccgctttatataaaattagcatcgtaattaaaatcattaaatattGGTCAATTTTGTATGCTATGGAGTGCATATTTTAAGAGAGCCAATTTCTTTTCTTTATGAGAGACTGTGTAACAGTGGCAGACCTTacaatcttattattgcctgccagtaacagaattgcataatttcctttgttctattaattgaCCTCATgactgtttgatgttgcatcatgattagctggacccttgctgcttaatgtttagcagaaaataagtggaaagtaataatatctCCTTAGCTCAGGAGATTCCCTGAAgacactgaaagtataccaaaaacggaggatattaaaaaaattattagaaaaacaatggcactagaaaaaaactttgcaataaGTAATCATTCACTAGTAGAGTTCTTACTGTGCAAGCAGGTTCATCAACCAAACTATTTAACCTGATGCAATAGAAAAAAACTGAGTGAGTGTGATAGTCaaacaatcaactttgagaatcatgcattttgtgtttacaagatttttccaattgcaatttaaattaaaaactaaagcaaataagtaaatatatgacTTCAAACCTTCTATAGTTAGGTGTGGTATAATTCTAGTGTCTaccataattttcttctggtataagttgctcataGTTGAATTACAgataaattgtcaaaatactaaatttcttaatagaaattgaaaaaaattcatAAGAAAcacccttcatatttgttttgaaatctAACTGctcaactctttgtaaattcaATAGTCTGATTAAAGAATTATTTT
The sequence above is drawn from the Watersipora subatra chromosome 5, tzWatSuba1.1, whole genome shotgun sequence genome and encodes:
- the LOC137397355 gene encoding uncharacterized protein, with translation MAHKATLEALDRTLKDLYNSDKIMGGVCVLLAGEFCQILSVIPKGTSADELKACLNDSYTCIWHCVEVCKLTTNMRVHMGGDDALGEFSAQPLNIDEGKLPVNNGLMSLPDKCGFIVDTEDNLLPKVYPNIHENYLQHQWLKEKVILAPKNDTVDHINQLLLEKIPGTTTSFLSIDCVVEENDSVNYPTEFLNSLQPASMPPHNLQLCVDAPVMLLQNLDSPTCRCCNGTRLIIENLSPNLICATALTGAAMGEKVFIPRIPLIPTNVSFQFKCIQFPVRLSFALTIYKSQGQTLKTVGIHLLTPCFSHGRVGSKNGLYILSPFVQTKNIVHPQALQ